The stretch of DNA ATGGACATGAGCTGGCCAATGAGAGGAGCGTCAAACTCGATCTCGTTCATACACAGCCAGCCCTTCTTGGAGTTCTGCACCTTGAAGTCATGCGAGTTGGCGAGAATGAAGCCGCCGGCAAAGGCGTGGCCGTTGACGTAGGCAATGGTGGGCCAGGGGAACTCGATCAGAGCTCGCTGCATTCGGCCGAGATATCTCTGGAAGAACTGGGGGGTTCGAATGGCCGCCTCCAGATCAAGACCGTTGGAGTAGAACTTGGGGATGGCCGAGGTAGTAACCAGAGGCTTGGGGGCGCCgctcttcttgagaagCAGCCAGTTGAGAGCCTCCACGAAGGCGTCGATGAAGGTGCACGTCAGCCGGTTGTCGGGAGGAGAGTGGAACTCGAGGCAGTAAAAGTCGCCCTTGTCATACAGAGACATGAGCTTCTGCTCGTCGGTCTGGGTCTCGCCCTTGTTGGGCAGGGGGAAGGTCTGCAGC from Yarrowia lipolytica chromosome 1D, complete sequence encodes:
- a CDS encoding uncharacterized protein (Compare to YALI0D09493g, weakly similar to uniprot|Q9P3G4 Neurospora crassa Conserved hypothetical protein); translated protein: MSLLQTFPLPNKGETQTDEQKLMSLYDKGDFYCLEFHSPPDNRLTCTFIDAFVEALNWLLLKKSGAPKPLVTTSAIPKFYSNGLDLEAAIRTPQFFQRYLGRMQRALIEFPWPTIAYVNGHAFAGGFILANSHDFKVQNSKKGWLCMNEIEFDAPLIGQLMSIHAHQYGPVLARKITMMGHRFPAAESLKDGLVDAIGGWPEVEEIVQKCKKYAGKNYYNQMRMTIFAPVLDHCINYYDEEARDIARQEAAQQFIDDRQAEIKAKL